A genomic segment from Micromonospora echinaurantiaca encodes:
- a CDS encoding serine hydrolase, producing the protein MNRRTALGIGTVATAGTVLGSAVPAAADPGSSAVAGRSARVNARPELVAPLIQAAYLRETTTAGGNWQAYLSLATADGPLEVVADSPDQVLEAYSVNKIAVAVAVLDKVDRGLLTLDQRVDVTAAIVVPGGDGIFSLDNAYPSSVTLGHALAALLTVSDDTAVRLCGLVCPAAELNSILVAKGFPKTQVQPVANPNRFFLGTSTPRETHDLLRALVAGTLLTPASTAFLLKLLRSPIAFNEGIRRTTSSAERARIATKAGWFADARHEAGVIFDAAGAPLVTYVLFADGQADPDNYGATHPAVTARARLGRRMLDVTANLTGAGVTHRLAAQRPSNGG; encoded by the coding sequence GTGAACCGCAGGACCGCACTGGGCATCGGCACGGTGGCCACCGCCGGCACCGTGCTGGGTAGCGCGGTGCCCGCCGCCGCTGACCCGGGATCGTCGGCCGTCGCCGGCCGCTCCGCCCGGGTCAACGCCCGACCGGAACTGGTCGCGCCGCTGATCCAGGCGGCCTACCTGCGGGAGACGACGACGGCCGGCGGGAACTGGCAGGCCTACCTCAGCCTGGCCACCGCCGACGGGCCGCTGGAGGTCGTGGCCGACTCGCCCGACCAGGTGCTCGAGGCGTACAGCGTGAACAAGATCGCGGTCGCGGTGGCGGTGCTCGACAAGGTCGACCGAGGGCTGCTCACGCTGGACCAGCGGGTCGACGTGACCGCCGCGATCGTGGTGCCGGGCGGGGACGGCATCTTCAGCCTGGACAACGCCTACCCCAGCTCGGTCACCCTCGGCCACGCGCTGGCCGCCCTGCTGACCGTCTCGGACGACACAGCGGTACGCCTCTGCGGCCTGGTCTGCCCGGCCGCCGAGCTGAACAGCATCCTGGTGGCCAAGGGCTTCCCGAAGACGCAGGTGCAGCCGGTGGCCAACCCGAACCGGTTCTTCCTCGGCACCAGCACGCCCCGGGAGACGCACGACCTGCTGCGGGCGCTGGTCGCCGGCACCCTGCTCACGCCGGCCTCCACCGCGTTCCTGCTCAAGCTGCTGCGCTCCCCCATCGCGTTCAACGAGGGGATCCGGCGCACCACGTCGTCGGCCGAGCGGGCCCGGATCGCCACCAAGGCCGGCTGGTTCGCCGACGCCCGGCACGAGGCCGGCGTGATCTTCGACGCCGCCGGGGCACCGCTGGTGACGTACGTGCTCTTCGCCGACGGGCAGGCCGACCCGGACAACTACGGCGCCACCCACCCCGCCGTGACGGCCCGGGCCCGGCTGGGCCGGCGGATGCTGGACGTCACCGCCAACCTCACCGGCGCCGGGGTGACCCACCGGCTGGCCGCCCAGCGGCCGAGCAACGGCGGCTGA
- a CDS encoding MBL fold metallo-hydrolase: MRRPVGRSELDQAWGRRLRGGVGLAALAGLAWVARDVPAALGGRLTGARAERAARSPQFRDGTFHNRASTRTMVADPGRNLLWELVFGKQQRRPRSAVPLLRPAEPPATDTDRQLNVVWYGHASALIEIEGRRVLLDPVWSERCSPSAMVGPRRLHEPPVRLDELPPVDAILISHDHYDHLDMATVRALLASQSAPFLVPLGVGAHLDRWGVPADRIVELDWSECHRVGGLEITATAAQHFSGRGLRRDGTLWSSWVIAGARRKVFYTGDSGYFDGYAEIGAEHGPFDVTLMQIGAYDRAWPSIHMFPEEAVSAHLDLRGGLLIPVHWATFNLALHDWSEPVDRLWAEAKARDVRLAVPRPGERVVVDDPPAVDGWWQSVA; the protein is encoded by the coding sequence ATGCGGCGACCAGTGGGGCGATCGGAACTCGACCAGGCGTGGGGGCGCCGACTGCGCGGCGGCGTCGGGCTGGCCGCGCTCGCCGGGCTGGCCTGGGTCGCCCGGGACGTGCCGGCGGCGCTCGGTGGCCGGCTCACCGGCGCCCGGGCCGAGCGGGCCGCCCGCTCACCGCAGTTCCGCGACGGCACCTTCCACAACCGGGCGAGCACCCGGACGATGGTCGCCGACCCCGGCCGCAACCTGCTCTGGGAACTGGTCTTCGGCAAGCAGCAGCGCCGGCCCCGCTCGGCGGTGCCGCTGCTGCGCCCGGCCGAGCCGCCGGCCACCGACACCGACCGGCAGCTGAACGTCGTCTGGTACGGCCACGCCTCCGCGCTGATCGAGATCGAGGGCCGGCGGGTGCTGCTCGACCCGGTGTGGAGCGAACGCTGCTCACCGTCGGCCATGGTCGGCCCGCGCCGGCTGCACGAGCCCCCGGTACGCCTCGACGAACTGCCGCCGGTCGACGCGATCCTGATCTCGCACGACCACTACGACCACCTCGACATGGCCACCGTGCGAGCGTTGCTGGCGAGCCAGTCCGCGCCGTTCCTGGTGCCGCTCGGGGTCGGCGCGCACCTGGACCGCTGGGGCGTACCGGCGGACCGGATCGTCGAGCTGGACTGGTCGGAGTGCCACCGGGTGGGCGGGTTGGAGATCACCGCCACCGCCGCCCAGCACTTCTCCGGGCGGGGGCTGCGCCGCGACGGCACGTTGTGGAGCTCGTGGGTGATCGCCGGGGCGCGGCGCAAGGTCTTCTACACCGGTGACTCCGGCTACTTCGACGGGTACGCCGAGATCGGCGCGGAGCACGGCCCGTTCGACGTGACCCTGATGCAGATCGGCGCGTACGACCGGGCCTGGCCGAGCATCCACATGTTCCCCGAGGAGGCGGTCAGCGCCCACCTGGACCTGCGCGGCGGGCTGCTGATCCCGGTGCACTGGGCCACCTTCAACCTCGCCCTGCACGACTGGTCCGAGCCGGTGGACCGGCTCTGGGCCGAGGCCAAGGCGCGCGACGTGCGGCTGGCCGTGCCGCGGCCGGGCGAGCGGGTGGTGGTGGACGACCCGCCCGCGGTCGACGGCTGGTGGCAGTCGGTCGCCTGA
- a CDS encoding deoxyguanosinetriphosphate triphosphohydrolase family protein, whose product MEQPAEPRARRLFGGSARALGDLATSPFRSDRDRIVGSPFFARLGGVTQVISPVGSGLLVHNRLTHSLKVAQVARAIAERLTADGEYRDLLAKLGGCDPDVVEAAALAHDLGHPPFGHLGERVLDRLARHRLGLADGFEGNAQSYRIVTSTEIRGAATTGLDLTAAVRAALLKYPWTRLDHPDPHPRLMEPPPRGATPPPDDPASGSAKFGAYRTEVDDLRQAREPFVGRIADWQQTVEASVMDTADDIAYAIHDVEDFYRVGVLQQGAVAAELMAWQRESGHFRAITDAALGSAARRPGAAIERLRRQLHRKDAWVADDEAFAAAVEHVREELVEGLLAVPFDGSIEAEQYVARFSARWTTRFVDAITVVEHPSVRSGHVLLAPAQWHEVQVLKFVHHRFVLARPDLALHQRGQARLLGTLVEALLDWLLDPEEESRLPRRLHDLVELAEAELHPRTPDRIGKARGRAIVDFVAQLTDNQAVAMLDALSGRSGALWTDAFVL is encoded by the coding sequence ATGGAGCAACCTGCGGAGCCGCGCGCCCGGCGGCTCTTCGGCGGCAGCGCCCGGGCCCTCGGCGATCTGGCGACGAGTCCGTTCCGGTCGGACCGCGACCGGATCGTCGGCTCGCCGTTCTTCGCCCGCCTCGGCGGGGTCACCCAGGTGATCAGCCCGGTCGGCTCCGGCCTGCTGGTGCACAACCGGCTCACCCACAGCCTCAAGGTCGCCCAGGTGGCGCGGGCGATCGCCGAACGGCTCACCGCCGACGGCGAGTACCGCGACCTGCTGGCGAAGCTCGGTGGCTGCGATCCCGACGTGGTGGAGGCGGCTGCACTGGCGCACGACCTTGGCCACCCGCCGTTCGGGCACCTGGGGGAGCGGGTGCTGGACCGGCTGGCCCGGCACCGGTTGGGGCTCGCCGACGGCTTCGAGGGCAACGCGCAGTCGTACCGGATCGTCACCAGCACCGAGATCCGGGGCGCGGCGACCACCGGCCTGGACCTGACCGCGGCCGTCCGGGCGGCGCTGCTGAAATATCCGTGGACCCGGCTGGACCACCCCGATCCGCACCCCCGGCTGATGGAGCCGCCGCCGCGCGGTGCCACCCCGCCGCCGGACGACCCGGCCAGCGGCTCGGCGAAGTTCGGCGCGTACCGGACCGAGGTGGACGACCTGCGCCAGGCCCGGGAGCCGTTCGTCGGCCGGATCGCGGACTGGCAGCAGACCGTCGAGGCGTCCGTGATGGACACCGCCGACGACATCGCGTACGCCATCCACGACGTGGAGGACTTCTACCGGGTCGGTGTGCTCCAGCAGGGGGCGGTGGCCGCCGAGCTGATGGCGTGGCAGCGCGAGAGCGGGCACTTCCGGGCCATCACCGACGCCGCCCTGGGCAGCGCGGCCCGCCGGCCCGGCGCGGCGATCGAGCGGCTGCGCCGGCAGCTGCACCGCAAGGACGCCTGGGTCGCCGACGACGAGGCGTTCGCCGCCGCCGTCGAGCACGTCCGCGAGGAACTGGTGGAGGGGCTGCTCGCGGTGCCGTTCGACGGCTCGATCGAGGCGGAGCAGTACGTGGCCCGCTTCTCCGCCCGGTGGACCACCCGGTTCGTCGACGCGATCACCGTGGTGGAGCACCCGTCGGTGCGCTCCGGGCACGTGCTGCTGGCCCCGGCGCAGTGGCACGAGGTGCAGGTGCTCAAGTTCGTCCACCACCGGTTCGTGCTGGCCCGGCCCGATCTGGCCCTGCACCAGCGCGGCCAGGCCCGGCTGCTGGGCACGCTGGTGGAGGCGCTGCTGGACTGGCTGCTCGACCCCGAGGAGGAGTCCCGGCTGCCGCGCCGGCTGCACGACCTGGTCGAGCTGGCCGAGGCGGAGCTGCATCCGCGTACCCCGGACCGGATCGGCAAGGCCCGGGGGCGGGCCATCGTCGACTTCGTCGCGCAGCTCACCGACAACCAGGCGGTCGCCATGCTGGACGCGCTCTCCGGCCGCTCCGGCGCCCTCTGGACCGACGCCTTCGTGCTCTGA
- a CDS encoding Tex family protein, protein MQGGPQTRRRIEIVTLSVHQRIAEELGVAERQVRAAVELLDGGATVPFIARYRKEATGLLDDTQLRTLEERLRYLRELDERRAAVLESIRGQGKLDEALEAQIMAADSKSRLEDIYLPYKPKRRTRAQIAREAGLEPLADTLLADPSREPREVAAGFVDADKGVADAAAALDGARAILIERFAEDADLIGSLREQMWSRGRLVSRVRDGQEQPGAKFADYFDFAEPYPKLPSHRILAMFRGEKEGVLDLTMDPEPGGDPDALVTGPTRYEAAIAGRFGITDQGRPADRWLADTVRWAWRTRILIHLGADLRMRLWQAAEEEAVRVFATNLRDLLLAAPAGTRATMGLDPGLRTGVKVAVVDATGKVVATDTIYPHEPRRQWDASIETLARLAAAHRVELVAIGNGTASRETDKLAGELIKRHPQLNLTKVVVSEAGASVYSASAYAAQELPGLDVSLRGAVSIARRLQDPLAELVKIDPRSIGVGQYQHDLSEVKLSRSLDAVVEDCVNAVGVDVNTASAPLLTRVSGIGAGLAENIVLHRDANGPFRSRAELKKVPRLGPKAFEQCAGFLRIPDGDDPLDSSSVHPEAYPVVRRILAHTGQDLRSLIGKSAILRGLRATDFVDETFGLPTVTDILAELEKPGRDPRPEFRTATFVEGVEKISDLAPGMVLEGVVTNVAAFGAFVDVGVHQDGLVHVSAMSRTFVKDPREVVKSGDVVRVKVLDVDVPRKRISLTLRLEDDAEPGGRRERGGGRGESGGPRADRADRGAQGGRGGQGGRGGQGGRGGGQGGRGGSQRQGRGGTAPAPAPANGAMADALRRAGLA, encoded by the coding sequence ATGCAGGGCGGACCCCAGACCCGAAGGCGGATCGAGATCGTGACCCTCTCTGTTCATCAGCGGATCGCCGAGGAGCTCGGCGTCGCCGAGCGTCAGGTGCGGGCAGCCGTCGAGCTGCTCGACGGCGGCGCCACCGTGCCGTTCATCGCCCGGTACCGCAAGGAGGCCACCGGCCTGCTCGACGACACCCAGCTGCGCACCCTGGAGGAGCGGCTGCGCTACCTGCGCGAGCTGGACGAGCGACGGGCCGCCGTGCTGGAGTCGATCCGCGGCCAGGGCAAGCTGGACGAGGCGCTGGAAGCGCAGATCATGGCCGCCGACTCCAAGTCCCGGCTGGAGGACATCTACCTGCCCTACAAGCCGAAGCGGCGGACCCGGGCGCAGATCGCCCGCGAGGCGGGGCTGGAGCCGCTGGCCGACACGCTGCTGGCCGACCCGTCCCGGGAGCCCCGGGAGGTGGCCGCCGGCTTCGTCGACGCCGACAAGGGGGTGGCTGACGCGGCCGCCGCGCTAGACGGCGCCCGGGCCATCCTGATCGAGCGGTTCGCCGAGGACGCGGATCTGATCGGGTCGCTGCGCGAGCAGATGTGGTCGCGGGGCCGGCTGGTCTCCCGGGTACGCGACGGGCAGGAGCAGCCCGGCGCGAAGTTCGCCGACTACTTCGACTTCGCCGAGCCGTACCCGAAGCTGCCGTCGCACCGGATCCTGGCGATGTTCCGGGGCGAGAAGGAGGGCGTGCTCGACCTGACGATGGACCCGGAGCCGGGGGGTGACCCGGACGCGCTGGTTACCGGCCCGACCCGGTACGAGGCGGCCATCGCCGGCCGGTTCGGGATCACCGACCAGGGGCGCCCGGCCGACCGGTGGCTGGCCGACACGGTGCGCTGGGCCTGGCGTACCCGGATCCTCATCCACCTCGGCGCGGACCTGCGGATGCGCCTGTGGCAGGCGGCCGAGGAGGAGGCGGTCCGGGTCTTCGCCACCAACCTGCGCGACCTGCTGCTGGCCGCCCCGGCCGGCACCCGGGCGACCATGGGCCTCGACCCGGGGCTGCGCACCGGGGTGAAGGTCGCCGTGGTGGATGCCACCGGCAAGGTGGTCGCCACCGACACGATCTACCCGCACGAGCCGCGCCGGCAGTGGGACGCCTCGATCGAGACGCTGGCCCGGCTCGCCGCGGCGCACCGGGTGGAGCTGGTCGCGATCGGCAACGGCACCGCCTCGCGCGAGACCGACAAGCTGGCCGGTGAGCTGATCAAGCGGCACCCGCAGCTCAACCTCACCAAGGTGGTGGTCTCCGAGGCCGGCGCGTCGGTCTACTCGGCGTCCGCGTACGCCGCGCAGGAGCTGCCCGGGCTGGACGTCTCGCTGCGCGGGGCGGTCTCCATCGCCCGACGCCTGCAGGACCCGCTCGCCGAGCTGGTCAAGATCGACCCGCGGTCGATCGGGGTCGGCCAGTACCAGCACGACCTGTCGGAGGTAAAGCTCTCCCGGTCGCTGGACGCGGTGGTGGAGGACTGCGTGAACGCGGTCGGGGTGGACGTGAACACCGCCTCCGCGCCGCTGCTGACCCGGGTCTCCGGCATCGGCGCCGGGCTGGCGGAGAACATCGTGCTGCACCGGGACGCCAACGGCCCGTTCCGTTCCCGGGCCGAGCTGAAGAAGGTGCCGCGGCTCGGCCCGAAGGCGTTCGAGCAGTGCGCCGGCTTCCTGCGCATTCCCGACGGCGACGACCCGCTGGACTCCTCCAGCGTGCACCCGGAGGCGTACCCGGTGGTACGCCGGATCCTGGCGCACACCGGGCAGGACCTGCGGTCGCTGATCGGGAAGAGCGCCATCCTGCGCGGGCTGCGGGCCACCGATTTCGTCGACGAGACGTTCGGCCTGCCGACGGTCACCGACATTCTCGCCGAGCTGGAGAAGCCGGGCCGCGACCCGCGGCCGGAGTTCCGCACCGCCACCTTCGTCGAGGGGGTGGAGAAGATCAGCGACCTGGCGCCCGGCATGGTGCTGGAGGGCGTGGTCACCAACGTGGCCGCGTTCGGCGCGTTCGTGGACGTCGGGGTGCACCAGGACGGCCTGGTGCACGTCTCGGCGATGTCCCGGACGTTCGTCAAGGACCCCCGCGAGGTGGTCAAGTCCGGTGACGTGGTCCGGGTCAAGGTGCTCGACGTCGACGTGCCGCGCAAGCGGATCTCGCTGACCCTGCGACTGGAGGACGACGCGGAGCCCGGCGGCCGCCGGGAGCGCGGCGGCGGTCGCGGGGAGTCGGGCGGCCCGCGCGCCGACCGCGCCGACCGCGGTGCCCAGGGCGGGCGCGGCGGCCAGGGCGGGCGCGGCGGCCAGGGCGGTCGCGGCGGCGGCCAGGGCGGTCGCGGTGGGTCGCAGCGGCAGGGCCGGGGTGGTACGGCCCCGGCGCCGGCGCCGGCCAACGGCGCGATGGCCGACGCGCTGCGCCGGGCCGGCCTGGCTTGA
- a CDS encoding DUF389 domain-containing protein: MLHLRVIVPPDQSPAVTDLLAADPGVTHLVVLSDAARQPRGDLILCDVVRESADSVLHGLRQLGVEARGGIAADDVELTISTAADRAARTAPGSGADAVVWDEIAAKTGEQTELSATYLVLLIVATMIAGIGVLLDQPILIVGAMVVGPEFGPLAALCVALLRRRGRVILRSVQALVVGFLAAMVATVLSTWALDLAGLVTRDMLLAERPLTDFIWRPDALSWVVGLLAGVAGMLSLTSKKSGSLVGVLISVTTVPAAANVAVAAAYRVWHEAAGSALQLLINLCAIVLAGLLTLVVQQLGWWRLARREAGRPARRGR, from the coding sequence GTGCTGCACCTGCGGGTCATCGTGCCGCCGGACCAGTCCCCGGCCGTGACGGATCTGCTGGCCGCCGACCCCGGGGTGACCCACCTGGTGGTGCTCAGCGACGCCGCCCGCCAGCCGCGCGGCGACCTCATCCTCTGCGACGTGGTCCGGGAGAGCGCCGACAGCGTGCTGCACGGCCTGCGGCAGCTCGGCGTGGAAGCTCGCGGCGGCATCGCCGCCGACGACGTGGAGCTGACCATCTCGACGGCCGCCGACCGGGCCGCCCGTACCGCCCCCGGCAGCGGCGCCGACGCGGTGGTCTGGGACGAGATCGCCGCGAAGACCGGCGAGCAGACCGAACTCTCCGCGACCTACCTGGTGCTGCTCATCGTGGCCACGATGATCGCCGGCATCGGTGTGCTGCTGGACCAGCCGATCCTCATCGTCGGCGCGATGGTGGTGGGCCCGGAGTTCGGTCCGCTGGCGGCGCTCTGCGTGGCGCTGCTGCGGCGCCGGGGCCGGGTCATCCTCCGGTCGGTGCAGGCGTTGGTGGTCGGCTTCCTGGCCGCGATGGTGGCCACCGTGCTGAGCACCTGGGCGCTGGACCTGGCCGGCCTGGTCACCCGGGACATGCTGCTGGCCGAACGGCCGCTGACCGACTTCATCTGGCGGCCCGACGCCCTCTCCTGGGTGGTCGGTCTGCTCGCCGGGGTGGCCGGCATGCTCTCGCTCACCTCGAAGAAGTCCGGCAGCCTGGTCGGCGTGCTGATCTCGGTCACCACGGTCCCGGCCGCCGCGAACGTCGCGGTGGCCGCCGCGTACCGGGTCTGGCACGAGGCGGCCGGCTCGGCGCTACAGCTGTTGATCAACCTGTGCGCGATCGTGCTCGCCGGGCTGCTCACCCTCGTCGTACAGCAGCTGGGCTGGTGGCGGCTGGCCCGACGCGAGGCCGGGCGGCCCGCGCGACGCGGGCGCTAA
- a CDS encoding sugar transferase: MIAPERPPRRPVRPERGKRIIDVTVAAVLLLLATPALALVALLVALGLGRPVLFRQRRAGLHGRLFDVVKFRTMRAPDPSRGLVTDGDRLTPLGCWLRATSLDELPTLWNVLRGDMSLVGPRPLLPEYLPRYSPTQARRHEVRPGVTGLAQVRGRNGLSWEEKFDLDVEYVDNRCLRLDLSILVATVRTVLRREGIAAAGSPTAPEFLGTPNRSASLDRTPA, from the coding sequence GTGATTGCGCCCGAACGCCCGCCGCGGCGGCCGGTCCGGCCCGAGCGGGGCAAGCGGATCATCGACGTGACCGTGGCCGCCGTGCTGCTGCTGCTCGCGACGCCGGCGCTGGCGCTGGTGGCGCTCCTGGTCGCGCTGGGCCTCGGCCGCCCGGTGCTGTTCCGCCAGCGCCGCGCCGGGCTGCACGGCCGGCTCTTCGACGTGGTCAAGTTCCGCACCATGCGGGCGCCCGACCCGAGCCGCGGGCTGGTCACCGACGGCGACCGGCTCACCCCGCTCGGCTGCTGGCTGCGGGCCACCAGCCTGGACGAGCTGCCCACGCTCTGGAACGTGCTGCGCGGCGACATGAGCCTGGTCGGGCCGCGCCCGCTGCTGCCGGAGTACCTGCCCCGCTACTCCCCCACCCAGGCCCGTCGACACGAGGTGCGGCCCGGGGTCACCGGGCTGGCCCAGGTACGCGGCCGCAACGGCCTGAGCTGGGAGGAGAAGTTCGACCTCGACGTGGAGTACGTCGACAACCGCTGCCTCCGGCTGGACCTGTCGATCCTCGTGGCGACCGTCCGCACGGTGCTGCGCCGCGAGGGCATCGCCGCTGCCGGCTCCCCGACCGCCCCCGAGTTCCTGGGCACGCCGAACCGGTCGGCGTCCCTCGATCGCACCCCGGCATGA
- a CDS encoding DegT/DnrJ/EryC1/StrS family aminotransferase, with translation MSPTIYLSPPDVGPLEESYLLAALRSGWVAPVGPDLDAFERDVAERVGARGAVAVSSGTAALHLALLGVGVGPDDVVVVPTLTFVATANAVRYTGARPVFVDCDPHTGNVDVPLLAELLRRLADRGERVGAVVPVDMFGSCADYTALLPLCAEAGVPVVEDAAEALGARHGGRPAGTFGRIGALSFNGNKIITTSGGGMLVSDDLALLARARHLATQAREPLPHYEHRETGYNYRLSNLLAALGRAQLVRLDGMIARRRQLRDRYAKLFAPVPGVELIGAEDAEANCWLTCIRVDPERAGWRTADLATHLAGREIETRPVWQPMHRQPAYAGAESLLTGAADALFAEGLTLPSGSALTDPQIGYVHGAIDEFLSLRTGAATA, from the coding sequence ATGAGCCCGACCATCTACCTGTCACCGCCCGACGTCGGGCCCCTGGAGGAGTCGTACCTGCTCGCCGCCCTGCGCTCGGGGTGGGTCGCGCCGGTCGGCCCCGATCTCGACGCGTTCGAGCGCGACGTGGCCGAGCGGGTGGGCGCCCGCGGTGCGGTAGCGGTGAGCTCCGGCACCGCCGCCCTGCACCTGGCCCTGCTGGGCGTCGGGGTCGGGCCCGACGACGTGGTCGTCGTGCCGACCCTGACCTTCGTGGCCACCGCGAACGCGGTCCGGTACACCGGCGCCCGGCCGGTCTTCGTCGACTGCGACCCGCACACCGGCAACGTCGACGTCCCGCTGCTGGCCGAACTGCTACGCCGGCTGGCCGACCGTGGCGAGCGGGTCGGCGCCGTGGTGCCGGTGGACATGTTCGGCAGCTGCGCCGACTACACGGCCCTGCTGCCGCTCTGCGCGGAAGCCGGCGTACCGGTGGTGGAGGACGCGGCCGAGGCACTCGGCGCCCGGCACGGCGGGCGGCCGGCCGGCACGTTCGGCCGGATCGGCGCCCTCTCCTTCAACGGCAACAAGATCATCACCACCTCCGGGGGCGGCATGCTGGTCTCCGACGACCTGGCGCTGCTGGCCCGGGCCCGGCACCTGGCCACCCAGGCGCGCGAGCCGCTGCCACACTACGAGCACCGCGAGACCGGCTACAACTACCGGCTGAGCAACCTGCTGGCCGCGTTGGGTCGGGCCCAGCTGGTCCGGCTGGACGGCATGATCGCCCGCCGCCGGCAGCTGCGCGACCGGTACGCCAAGCTCTTCGCACCGGTACCCGGGGTCGAGCTGATCGGCGCGGAGGACGCCGAGGCGAACTGCTGGCTGACCTGCATCCGGGTGGACCCCGAGCGGGCCGGTTGGCGAACCGCGGACCTCGCCACCCACCTGGCGGGGCGGGAGATCGAGACGCGGCCGGTGTGGCAGCCGATGCACCGGCAGCCGGCCTACGCCGGGGCCGAGAGCCTGCTCACCGGGGCGGCCGACGCGCTCTTCGCCGAGGGGCTCACCCTGCCCAGCGGCAGCGCGCTCACCGACCCGCAGATCGGGTACGTGCACGGCGCGATCGACGAGTTCCTGTCCCTGCGGACCGGAGCGGCGACGGCGTGA
- a CDS encoding acetyltransferase, producing the protein MIPLVVVGCGGHGREVLTIARAVNAAAGRQRWQLLGFLDDRPAEENLKRVQRLDVPYLGGLDWLRDAPADTHHVIGIGDPRVRRAVGQRLDRYATPAASLVHPAATIGPDTEHGPGFVAFAGARVTTNVTIGRHVHLNQNATVGHDSTLADYVSVNPLAAVSGDCQLAEGVLIGTTAAVLQGLRVGRDSTVGAGACVVRDVPEGVVVKGVPAR; encoded by the coding sequence ATGATCCCACTGGTGGTGGTCGGCTGCGGCGGACACGGCCGGGAGGTGCTGACCATCGCCCGGGCCGTCAACGCCGCCGCCGGCCGGCAGCGCTGGCAACTGCTCGGCTTCCTCGACGACCGGCCCGCCGAGGAGAACCTCAAGCGGGTGCAGCGGCTGGACGTGCCGTACCTGGGTGGGCTCGACTGGCTGCGCGACGCGCCGGCGGACACCCACCACGTCATCGGCATCGGGGATCCCCGCGTCCGGCGCGCGGTCGGGCAACGCCTCGACCGGTACGCCACGCCGGCGGCCAGCCTGGTCCACCCGGCGGCCACGATTGGCCCGGACACCGAGCACGGGCCGGGGTTCGTCGCGTTCGCCGGCGCCCGGGTCACCACCAACGTGACCATCGGCCGGCACGTGCACCTCAACCAGAACGCCACCGTCGGCCACGACAGCACGCTCGCCGACTACGTCTCGGTGAACCCGCTCGCCGCCGTGTCGGGTGACTGCCAGTTGGCCGAAGGGGTGCTGATCGGGACCACCGCCGCGGTGTTGCAGGGGCTGCGCGTCGGACGGGACAGCACGGTCGGCGCGGGCGCCTGCGTGGTCCGGGACGTGCCGGAGGGCGTCGTGGTCAAGGGCGTACCCGCCCGGTGA